The Candidatus Liberibacter solanacearum CLso-ZC1 genomic interval AGAGGAGTAAAATTAGTCTCTTCAACAAGAACAGGAGTCTTCTCGGCTTGTGCTGATAACTCGCCCATAGGCGTAGAAGAAGTCGGATACGAATTGTGATAAACATCTTCGCTAACGTTAGTTTCTGTTTCTTCCTTAGCTTGTTGTTCTGTTTCTGATGCTTGACCCTCTGTGCCATCTTGTAGTGGTGCTTGCAAAGCGGGTTCTTGGGGGTTGAGCTCTTCAGCTTTTAATCTTGCTTCTTCGGCTACTCTTGCTTCTTCTTTTAATCTTGCTTCTTCAGCTACTCTTGCGTCTTCAGCTTTTAATCTTGTCTCTTCAGCTTTTAATCTTGCTTCTTCAGCTTTTAATCTTGCTTCTTCAGCTTTGGCTCTCTCCCTCGCATCAAGTGTTGGTATCTTACTCTCTGTTTCTTCTATTAAAGTACTAATACCATCTGATATTTGCTTGTTGACAACAAAATAAGGCACAGTGGCTTTTAAACCCATCCTGTAAAAATCATCTTCCCCTAAATCGGCAAGATGCATCGCTTTATGGATTTCATCTCCGTGAGCGTTGATTTGATCTTTAAGAGATTTTCCCCAATCCTCTAAGTTTTTAAGATTTGAATACTTTTTAAAAAGTCGTTTAAACTCCGATACCCAATCCTTAACCTTACCACTCTTCCATACACTAAATTTAGCAGGGAGTTGTTCCGCAATTCTCGTCGCTTCCCTCTGATGAGCTTCAACTTGAAACCGCAACTTCCGAGCAAGGGCATATTCTTTGTTCTTTATATGAGATTTATATATTTCATATAAGTCTTTACTACGTTTTAAATGCCACGTTGCTTTAGCATTCGCATCTAAAGGTGTAGCAAACACCACCTGTTCATTTCTTTCGGCTTGTTGTTTATAAGCGGTAGCAAAGACCTCATTATGCAGAAGTTCAGGATCACGAAACACACCGTAAAAATCAACAATAGATGCCTGAATATCTAGAGTTAGAACATGCGGAAGATCCGCTTGTTTGCTTCTTAATACGTCAAGTAACTCTTTAAATTTGGAATCAAACTCTGCCCTTTTCTCTAACGCCCTTTCTGCATCCTCAACCCCAGAAACAGCATTGTTCTTAACCGATTCTTTTGCCTTGTTAAAAGCTTCCTCATGTTCTCTTTTAAGACTCTTAAGAGCTTCAACCTCCTTACGTCGTTCATCCACAAACTCTTGATGCTCGGGTGCAACCTTGCTATCAAGAAAGTCAATCACAGTTTTAAGATCAGTTCTAAGGGCTTGTGCCTCTTCCCCATATCCTACTACTTTATCGTAAAGCGAATTTAACGTTTTCTTCTTCTCGGCAAGGTCGACGTGTGTAGTAGCCATGTCGACTTTATAGTCATCGTGAAGTTTTGCCCTCCACGCAATACGCTCTTGCGATACTCTGTCAATTACATCCTTGATACCCTTGATTATCTCAGGATCGTTCTTCTGCGAATTAACCGACAACCCAATCCCTGCAACCTTAATATATGCCTGTGAAAGATGCTCTAAAGCGTCTTTTAGATCTTCAGCGGTTATCTCTTCTTTATCTCGTATCGCCTGAGACTTTTGCGTGTCAGCTCTTGCCTGATCCAGAATGTTATTCAAATCCTTTGAAGCATTGGCATTTTCCGTTGACTCTTTTAATTCTTCCGCTCTTTTTGCTCGGTCGTCTTCCTCCGCAATATCTGCATCCAATATTGTGGTCATCGTTACCGTCCATGTTGCCACAGCAGCCGCTACAGGAGCCCCGACTCCAGTTGCGAGCGCAACTCCAGTAACAACAGAACCTGCTACCGCTACCGTCCATTTAAGAGCCTTTTTAAACCAACCCATTAGTTCCTCCTTTCAACCAAACCATCACCGTGTAAAGCAAGCGGATTAAAAGCTCTAAGCCTCTCTAATCCTATCGAACTAACACCGTCTTCATTCGTTCTGCTCACCAAAAACCAAATCGTAGTTTCCCCTTGATCCAAACAAAGACAAGAACTTAAAGACATAATCTTGACCCATCCCCCGCCACTCTTATGCGTGTGCCACGAGCCTTTCTCTTTGGAGTTGGCATGCAAACTACAGCTCAATAGTTCACCCTTGTTATTCAACACCCACAAAAGAGAATACGGATCTTCCTGATAGGCAAGTTGGCGTATGCGATAATCCAGCAGATGATCGACGTTTTGGGTCAGCTCTAAAAATTGAAAACCTTGCTCACTCGCACCGCCTATAATCTGAATCCTCCTACCCGCCCCTTGAACAAAAATTAGTTCATCGCCAATACTCAAAGGCGGAGCTTCATAAACACCAATCCCTGCTAATCGTCTTGAAACCAGATTAAAACCTCTCTCAAAATCAAGAATAACAATCCATAGTGAGGTGTCAGTCCCAATAACAAGACCCTTTTCCATCGGTCTAAACCAACGAATGGCAGACATCGTATCATCCGTTATTGCAACAGATAACGACTTGCGATAATCAACATTGCCCTCAATTGTGTCAGGACTAAAATCAGTAAATGTATTATAACCAGAGAAATAAACAGCTTGAGGATCAAACTTTGACCCAGAAAAACACAGCCTATTGTTATAAAAAGATACATGAGACGGATAACCTTCACGTTCTCCCCAAGCACTCATATTCCAATACAAAGTACTGTTACTGTCTGTAACGCAAAAACCCTCGTGAAGCATGACTTCAACTGTCTTTGCTCCTGTACAGTTGACTATCTCTCCCCAAACATAATAAGGTGTCCTGTATTGTCCGCCCGTGCCAAGTGTGCTTTTGCCGTCTTTATCAACGCTTAATGCTTGCGAAGAGGCTATGACTTTCCATGTAACACCACCATCTCGGATATAAGTGTCTCTTCTATTATCTTCAAACTCCTTACCTGAGATTCCCTCAGTAATGCACCGATAAACTTTCCCGTACATCTGCATAAAGGCGTTCTCAGGATATAAGGTGTTTGCTGTCCAATCCTTTGGAAGCCACCCAAGACAAAGCATCCGTCCAACATCTTTTGGCTTAAAGATGGGCAATGTGGAAGTAACGGTAATCTTCCCTTTGCGAGTAGCAGAGAGGGTTACTCTCAGTTTCGCATCATGCTTTTTCCCGCCAACTTCACGCCGTCCTAACCATGGCGGGGGAGCAAACACCATCTTCTCAAAAATAACCCCTGCTTCCGTAAACTCTATCTTATATGGTGAATGCTTAGGATGAACTAAAACTATAAGAGTACCCATGCGGGCAACATCAAGCTGTTCAGCCTCACGGAAACTATAAGGCGTACCATAAAAACGAATAAACTGTGGTGGTTTTATTCCAGTAACCTCCACATACACCATCTTCTTCTCGCCAAAGATGAACAGTACAGCCTCATCACCACCTAAAGCAAAGGAAAGTATCCGACTTGCTTTCGGTGGAAGATCAATATGTTCATAGCGATGCAACGGAGGTCTGCGTACCAATGATCCATCCGATAAAGGAATCATATTAAAACATTGCGATAAACCTTGAGAATGTAGTTCAAGATCACTACGAGACTGAATAATCTGAGGGGAAACTTCACCGCCTGCAAATGATCGCTTGGTATAGGCACCTTTAGGCATGTTAATACTCCCTATCCTCAGATAGTTCTATACCGTCCATTTCAATAGCTGTTTTTAAAACTCTATCACTCTCGGCTTTTAAATACGCCCTTAATTGCTCATCCGCTACTAAAGTCGGGCATAACTCACTCGCCAACTTTAAGGAAAGTGTCTCTTGATAGAGAGGATCACAATCTGCTAACGAAACCTCCTCAATATACTTAATAGAAAGCGGGATAGACTTATTATCGTGGACAACAATACAATCCCCATCTAATATCCCATCCCTGTCTATCTTTAAAACTTTAAGACATTTCTTAGGGAGAGGATAACGAACCCTCCCTTGATCTTCAGAGACTAAAGAAGACAAAAAAGAAGACTTCGTCGCAAAACCCCACGCAAATGAACGCAGTAAACTACGGTGAATAGGGGAGAGTAAAAACTTGCAATATTTAGCTTTTATACTTCCCTCATCCAGCTTCGCTATCGGGCGTTGCCCTAACTTCAACAACGCCCAATTACAGATCTCACACTCAGTCATCTAGGTTAAGCCGCCTTTTTACCAACTAACTTCGGTACCCCCTTGAGAGAGGCGTGTGAGATCTCAATACCTAAAATCTTCTCTGGTTCTACCCGAGCCGCACCAAAGGATGCGGTTAATGTAATTTGAGGTGCATGCCATTTACTAGGATCTTCAGAATGTTTTACCTCAACCGCTTTCCTTTGCGTAAAAGCAACCGCCGATTTGCAATAAATAGGTAAAACATACTTGATCTTGTCATTAGCAAATTTAGCAGAGGATGTAACACCAACTTGTCCTGCTACATTTTTGATTTTCGAGTCCGTCAAACCTGGAAATTGTGTCCCTGATGGAAATAAGTTATTGCCTGGTACTTTCTCCATGTTGATAAACCGAACCCCTGCAAAAGCTTCAATCCTACCCGCCTGTAAAGCTGCCGTATTGATATAATCCTTACTTGTTGCTTTCTCTAACGCAAATAACGACGCCCATACATCACTCGGTACTAAAACGTATATTTGCTCAGAATCAACATCAATATGCCGTTCCATAAAAATAGATTTAGCCGTAATAAGTTGTCCTATAAAGGTTTGAAAAAAGTCATCACCATCAACCGCAGATATTATATTATCCGCAGAAAAAGGCTCTAAGCTCTTCGCATCCTTACCACACTGATTAACTCCTAGCATACCCTCAAGGATAACTTCGTCTTGTTTACGGTGCATCGCAGCTGTTGCTAATTTAGCGTAGGGTAAAAGCGGATTAAGCCCTGAATCCAAAGTCGCAAACGGATCAATGCGTTCCGCCCATCCAAACTGTTCGTGGCTAATCCATCTTCTGGATTGATCGGTGTTATTGTATATGGTGTCCGACATATCACCGATAATCTTATGGGCTTCGGAGGGCTTAAATATTTCTACATAAGCTGATTTCTCACCCTCAGTAGATTTCTCCGTTACCGTAGGTCTCAATTTTGATGTTTCCTGTTGCAAAGCAAGTTCAACATGCTTTTTGAACTCTAATATATTAGCCGTTGCTAATTGCTGTTTTGTAGCCATAATTGTTATCCTTTTCTATGGTGTTATTGATCTAATAAGGCTTGCTGGTTTGCCCATTGTTTTATCTTATTATTGGCGGAAGTATCGCCCGCTTTACGCTTCTCTATAAATTCGGGGTTATTAAACAGCTTGTCATAATCTTCTTGTGATCCTCGAGACCCCTCAGATCGAGCAAATGTATCCCCTACCGAAGTCTCTTTGTTCATGGATATTGCCGAGAAGATTAAAAATACAGCTTTAGGTCGAGGTTACACTGTTGATCCTGTTGTTTTAGCTGAACGATTGGAAGAAGACGAGAAAAGGCTTCGATTGTACAAAAGCGTTTTTGCCACAGAAGCTGGGAAAGAGGTTTTGATAGATTTGATGGTTGAAGGAGGTCTTTTATCCTATCCTGAGATTGATGATGCCCTAAAGCTTGCTCACTGTGAGGGCAAACGGGCTATGGCGGTTCGTATCGCATCAAGTTTAGGTCTTAATTTTGAACAAATAGTGCAAATGTACTCAATAGAAAAGGAATAAATAATGACAGATGTAAAAGAAACACCTGTTTCAACCCCAATAGAAACTAAAGGTGAACATCCGGAAACACCACCATTGCCAAAGGAAGAAGCGGTACAGCAGTCTACGTCTCAGAGCAGTAACCCTTTCTCAAGTTCTTCATCAACCGAAGAGGCTGAAGCATCACAACTCAATAGTGAAGACTATACCCTAAACTGTCCTGAGTACATTCCGCAAGAGGAGGTTAAAGCCCACAGTGAGGCTTTTAAGGAGGCTGGGATTGATGCAAAGACGGCACAGAAAGTTATAGATCGCCTTGTTGCTCATGGGCAAGAGAACGAGAAGCGTTCGATAGAGCGATTGGACAAGGCTTTAGCGGAAGACAAGACGGCATTGAAGTCCGAATATGGTGTTGATTACAGTCGAAGAGAGAAAGACATAGCCCGTTATTTTCGTCAAGAGAAGATAGCAGACGCAGATGTACAATCGCTTGTATCTACCTGGGGATTTCAAAAGACCTTTAAGTTTTTTGACCGTTACGCTCAATTAAAATCAATCATAGCTATTCTCCATCAGGTCATTCGTCATCTTCTTCTCTATAGCTTTACTCACGGCTTTCGCCCCTGCTTCCATCCCCATTTGCTCTTGTTGTTGTGCATCTTGTCGATTTTGCATCGCTTCCATTTGATCGTCTCTGTCTTTACGTCTCTGCTTCACTTCATCCACATCACGGATAAGATGTGCTGGTGAACCACTCGCCCAAAGGGCAAATCGGGAAACCTTATCAATATCAATATGATCCATAGGTTCTGGATTACCCGTTTTAGCCCCCAATTCTAAAACGGTATTCGTCCCTTGAAGAACACTCGCAACACTCTCGGCTTGTTGGTATTTGAATAAGGGCGATGTATACTCAACCTTTAAAAGGTGGAAAGGCGAATGATCATAATCCGTTAGCTCTGGAAGATTGTGTTGTGCATCAAGAATATCCAACTCCCGCTTAATCATCGCTCCGATAAATTCTGATTGAAGACCTCCTATCAAAGGTCCTACAAACGCACCTTTCTCTCTCGTCTTCTCCATAGATTCCGCAGCTGAACGAGATGCCTTGTCATCCAACACTTGAAACAAATCCAGCAGAAAGAGACTATGAATAGATCCTTGTATTCTTTTAAGCTCCTCATAAAAGGGAAGAGGATTGCCAACTTGAAGAGGTTGAAAAAGGGCTTTGCCGTCTTTGCTCATCGCACCTATGTTCATATAGCGAGACTTATTTTTGAATTCTAACTGTTTAGCCTCTGGGGGAGCAAGATACGCTGGATGTAAAGAAAGACGGGCGTATTGGGCTAATTCGTTCGATATCTCGTTTAAACGCCTAATCGCAGGGAGTGCTTCCATCGCAGGGGATTTACCGTATATCTCATCAGCCCTTACTCGGTAGCGTCCAATAATATAGGGAAGAGTAGTAATCTGCTTCTCTTCAAAAAATACGTTCTCATCAATGCATACAAATTTAGAATGAAAGTTCTTGTTTCCTTTATCTTTCTTCTTCTCAGCAAGACTTTTAGGATAGACCGCATGAATGATCTTAAACTTGTCAGGTTCTTTCTTCTCATAAGATGACTTCATCTTATCAGATAAAACTTTATACCCCCATTTGCCACCAATCTGCTCAGCCGTAAATTCAAATGTTCGGTAAATACTATCTACTTCGTTTTGATGATTAACACTCAAATAAACATCGGCAAGGGGAACGGCAATATAACGTATCCCCTCTTCTAATCCCGTTTCATCAACATCCGCTTCAATGTAAAAACACCCAGTCCCAAACTCAACAATACTAGTGTAAAAAGACTGCAGACAACT includes:
- a CDS encoding phage capsid protein — translated: MATKQQLATANILEFKKHVELALQQETSKLRPTVTEKSTEGEKSAYVEIFKPSEAHKIIGDMSDTIYNNTDQSRRWISHEQFGWAERIDPFATLDSGLNPLLPYAKLATAAMHRKQDEVILEGMLGVNQCGKDAKSLEPFSADNIISAVDGDDFFQTFIGQLITAKSIFMERHIDVDSEQIYVLVPSDVWASLFALEKATSKDYINTAALQAGRIEAFAGVRFINMEKVPGNNLFPSGTQFPGLTDSKIKNVAGQVGVTSSAKFANDKIKYVLPIYCKSAVAFTQRKAVEVKHSEDPSKWHAPQITLTASFGAARVEPEKILGIEISHASLKGVPKLVGKKAA
- a CDS encoding Bbp19 family protein; its protein translation is MDIAEKIKNTALGRGYTVDPVVLAERLEEDEKRLRLYKSVFATEAGKEVLIDLMVEGGLLSYPEIDDALKLAHCEGKRAMAVRIASSLGLNFEQIVQMYSIEKE
- a CDS encoding portal protein, translated to MNNSIKKIKTCFEHLKSQREELNTRMEELTSLLYPYKQEPKSRMWDTTGSEACIKLSSLLSSLITPPGQKWHGLSEPFFRHQAFLYEEDAGAKKIRGWCDQVTDVLFGFRERSRSGFVSCLQSFYTSIVEFGTGCFYIEADVDETGLEEGIRYIAVPLADVYLSVNHQNEVDSIYRTFEFTAEQIGGKWGYKVLSDKMKSSYEKKEPDKFKIIHAVYPKSLAEKKKDKGNKNFHSKFVCIDENVFFEEKQITTLPYIIGRYRVRADEIYGKSPAMEALPAIRRLNEISNELAQYARLSLHPAYLAPPEAKQLEFKNKSRYMNIGAMSKDGKALFQPLQVGNPLPFYEELKRIQGSIHSLFLLDLFQVLDDKASRSAAESMEKTREKGAFVGPLIGGLQSEFIGAMIKRELDILDAQHNLPELTDYDHSPFHLLKVEYTSPLFKYQQAESVASVLQGTNTVLELGAKTGNPEPMDHIDIDKVSRFALWASGSPAHLIRDVDEVKQRRKDRDDQMEAMQNRQDAQQQEQMGMEAGAKAVSKAIEKKMTNDLMENSYD